A section of the Corynebacterium auris genome encodes:
- a CDS encoding DEAD/DEAH box helicase has protein sequence MSTSENATGGEFEPDTNLSETQDHPQAAAADTAADKGTRDAGTSEGTGASTDAAAEAAADTEATDTPHSADASAQSANGFEKLTLPERVVEAVKKVGFEQPSPIQAETIPLLMQGRDVVGLAQTGTGKTAAFALPILSQVDPEDRYPQALVLAPTRELALQVSDSFQSFVDHLGGISVLPIYGGQAYGIQLSGLRRGAQVIVGTPGRVIDHLEKGSLDISNLRFLVLDEADEMLNMGFQEDVERILEDTPEDKQVALFSATMPNGIRRISKQYLNDPAEVTVKSETRTNTNITQRYLFTAHRNKLDAMTRILEVTDFEAMIVFVRTKQETEEIAEKLRDRGFSAAAINGDIAQQQRERTVDQLRDGRLDILVATDVAARGLDVERISYVLNFDIPNDTESYVHRIGRTGRAGRSGEAILFVTPRERRMLRSIERVTNATIDEMDLPTVDEVNEARKKRFMESITASLEASELQVFKAMVREYSAENNVPMDDIAAALATQAQAGDEFLMKEPPRDKRDRRDRERFDRDDRGGRFGRDRRERGDRGGRRRFDHDSENFDTYRLDVGKRQHVRPGAIVGALANEGGLNSRDFGRITIGGDFTLVELPKNLDRSVLDRLSDTRISGQLINIQRDKGAPRGRGGYGHRGDRSERGGRGGRGRRDWRD, from the coding sequence ATGAGCACTTCCGAAAACGCCACCGGCGGCGAGTTTGAGCCGGATACGAATTTGTCGGAAACTCAGGATCACCCGCAGGCTGCCGCGGCAGATACGGCCGCCGATAAAGGCACCAGGGATGCGGGCACTTCTGAGGGCACCGGCGCCTCGACGGACGCCGCAGCAGAGGCTGCGGCCGATACCGAGGCCACTGACACCCCCCATTCCGCTGACGCCTCGGCACAGTCGGCGAACGGCTTCGAAAAGCTGACGCTGCCCGAGCGCGTCGTCGAGGCCGTGAAGAAGGTCGGCTTCGAGCAGCCGTCGCCGATCCAGGCGGAGACGATCCCGCTTCTCATGCAGGGCCGCGACGTCGTCGGCCTCGCGCAGACGGGTACCGGCAAGACGGCGGCGTTCGCGCTGCCGATTCTTTCCCAGGTTGACCCGGAGGACCGCTACCCGCAGGCCCTCGTACTCGCACCCACGCGCGAGCTGGCGCTTCAGGTCTCGGATTCGTTCCAGTCCTTCGTGGACCACCTCGGCGGCATCTCCGTGCTACCGATCTACGGCGGCCAGGCCTACGGCATTCAGCTGTCCGGCCTGCGCCGCGGCGCCCAAGTCATCGTCGGCACCCCGGGCCGCGTCATCGACCACCTGGAAAAGGGCTCGCTGGATATCTCCAACCTGCGCTTCCTCGTACTCGACGAGGCCGACGAGATGCTCAACATGGGCTTCCAGGAAGACGTCGAGCGCATCCTCGAGGACACCCCGGAGGATAAGCAGGTCGCGCTGTTTTCGGCGACGATGCCGAACGGCATCCGGCGCATCTCGAAGCAGTACCTGAACGATCCGGCTGAGGTTACCGTCAAGTCGGAAACGCGCACCAACACCAACATCACGCAGCGCTACCTGTTCACGGCGCACCGTAACAAGCTCGACGCCATGACGCGCATCCTCGAAGTCACCGATTTCGAGGCGATGATCGTCTTCGTGCGCACCAAGCAGGAGACCGAGGAGATCGCCGAGAAGCTGCGTGACCGCGGCTTTTCCGCCGCCGCCATCAACGGCGACATCGCGCAGCAGCAGCGAGAGAGGACGGTCGATCAGCTTCGCGATGGCCGACTCGACATCCTGGTGGCCACCGACGTGGCCGCGCGTGGTCTCGACGTCGAGCGCATTAGCTACGTGCTCAACTTCGATATCCCGAACGACACGGAAAGCTACGTCCACCGCATTGGACGCACCGGTCGGGCGGGCCGCTCCGGCGAGGCCATCCTGTTTGTCACCCCGCGCGAGCGCCGCATGCTGCGCTCCATCGAGCGGGTGACCAACGCGACGATCGACGAGATGGACCTGCCCACTGTCGACGAGGTCAACGAGGCCCGGAAGAAGCGGTTCATGGAGTCCATCACCGCCTCGCTCGAAGCCTCTGAGCTGCAGGTGTTTAAGGCGATGGTGCGCGAGTACTCCGCCGAGAACAACGTGCCCATGGACGATATCGCCGCAGCGCTGGCCACCCAGGCGCAGGCGGGCGACGAGTTTTTGATGAAGGAGCCGCCGAGGGACAAGCGCGACCGCCGCGACCGGGAGCGCTTCGACCGCGACGACCGGGGCGGGCGCTTCGGGCGCGATCGCCGCGAACGCGGCGACCGCGGGGGTCGGCGCCGCTTCGATCACGACAGTGAAAACTTCGATACGTACCGTCTTGACGTCGGTAAGCGGCAGCACGTGCGCCCCGGCGCTATTGTCGGTGCCCTGGCCAACGAGGGCGGGCTGAACTCACGCGACTTCGGCCGCATCACCATCGGGGGCGACTTCACCCTCGTGGAGCTGCCGAAAAACCTGGACCGCAGCGTCCTCGACCGGCTTTCGGACACCCGCATTTCCGGCCAGCTGATCAACATCCAGCGCGACAAGGGCGCCCCGCGTGGCCGCGGCGGTTACGGTCACCGCGGCGACCGCTCCGAGCGGGGCGGACGGGGCGGACGTGGACGCCGCGACTGGCGCGACTAA
- a CDS encoding trypsin-like serine protease, with protein MTALRTIAAVSAALTITLGTVGAPSANAQNLNRIDQGGAVYVEGTGYCTVGYNDPAKRRSFIAAHCGHEGARVRIVDRATDTGSGLVGTFYRSKAYDNRLGNDWAAIQWDSGVTIGPNSITGDPWVRPQQVSPGEPVCYFGQTTNRTRANVTCGTYGGNVGNTFFVDAPLTRPGDSGGPMWVPGRGFIGIISSMWATSPTPLPGPDNFVVGVLPEDGPAVSEVELLGLYMQNALLPVGGSAKGPVGDFLRSAFSQFFSFVATLPIAIPGIISYN; from the coding sequence ATGACAGCCCTTCGCACCATTGCCGCCGTGAGCGCGGCCCTGACGATCACGCTGGGGACGGTGGGCGCGCCGTCCGCCAACGCCCAGAACCTCAACCGCATCGACCAGGGTGGCGCCGTCTACGTCGAAGGCACCGGCTACTGCACCGTCGGCTACAACGACCCAGCGAAGCGGCGCAGCTTCATCGCGGCACACTGCGGTCATGAGGGGGCGAGGGTGCGCATCGTGGATCGGGCGACCGACACCGGCTCCGGGCTGGTGGGCACGTTCTACCGCTCGAAGGCGTACGACAACCGCCTGGGCAACGACTGGGCGGCCATCCAGTGGGATAGCGGCGTCACTATCGGCCCGAACAGCATCACGGGCGATCCCTGGGTGCGCCCGCAGCAGGTCTCGCCTGGTGAGCCGGTGTGCTACTTCGGCCAAACCACCAACCGCACGCGCGCAAATGTCACGTGCGGCACGTACGGCGGCAACGTGGGCAACACCTTCTTCGTCGACGCCCCGCTGACCAGGCCGGGCGATTCCGGCGGGCCGATGTGGGTGCCGGGCCGCGGCTTCATCGGCATCATCTCCAGCATGTGGGCCACGAGCCCAACCCCTCTGCCCGGCCCAGACAACTTCGTCGTGGGTGTGCTGCCGGAGGACGGCCCCGCGGTATCCGAGGTGGAGCTGCTTGGCCTGTACATGCAGAATGCGCTTCTGCCAGTCGGCGGTTCGGCGAAGGGGCCGGTGGGTGACTTCCTGCGCTCCGCGTTCTCGCAGTTCTTCAGCTTCGTGGCCACTCTGCCGATCGCGATCCCCGGGATCATCTCCTACAACTAA
- a CDS encoding DUF2269 domain-containing protein: MTTLLIFIHVAAAVLLLGPVMVSTSMFPGQASAARAGGPEEKGRASILHKITNRYGLLSLLVPLLGVVVMAANWDAYSTNYWLHTAIIISVIAWAILFFMVIPQQRKIMGNLGVLDPAEGDAQDTTSDFEGAKAKAAAGAGLFNLLWFVVLILMFLPHPDSM, encoded by the coding sequence ATGACCACACTGCTTATTTTCATCCACGTCGCCGCCGCGGTGCTGCTGCTCGGCCCCGTCATGGTGTCCACCTCGATGTTCCCGGGGCAGGCGTCCGCCGCCCGTGCCGGCGGGCCGGAGGAGAAGGGGCGCGCATCCATCCTGCACAAGATCACCAACCGCTACGGGCTTTTGTCCCTCCTTGTCCCGCTGCTCGGCGTAGTCGTCATGGCCGCCAACTGGGACGCCTACAGCACGAACTACTGGCTGCACACCGCGATCATTATCTCCGTCATCGCGTGGGCCATTCTGTTCTTCATGGTTATTCCGCAGCAGCGCAAGATCATGGGGAACCTCGGGGTGCTCGACCCGGCCGAGGGCGACGCGCAGGACACCACCTCCGACTTCGAGGGCGCCAAAGCCAAGGCCGCCGCGGGCGCCGGGCTGTTCAACCTGCTCTGGTTCGTCGTCCTGATCCTCATGTTCCTGCCCCACCCCGACTCCATGTAG
- a CDS encoding HNH endonuclease family protein has protein sequence MRLHPFTLYLVALCLLTLLVVPFPTAASRIEAPAAPPRTTVLGYSREQFGPGWAPQPGGCTTRTAALAKAFDASTCATPPREWEVAAIVDPYTGHDITPGDVELDHLLPLSAAWDLGAYAWTEHQRVAFANDPRNLVVTSAAANQEKSDKLPSEWLPPDWRARCAYARRLVAVARAYNLAVPQPDLRASRRACSGVAGLASRRTLTAEAVP, from the coding sequence ATGCGACTTCACCCGTTCACCCTCTATCTTGTCGCCCTGTGCCTGCTGACGCTCCTCGTGGTGCCGTTTCCCACCGCGGCCTCGCGCATCGAAGCACCTGCCGCCCCGCCGCGCACGACGGTGCTCGGCTACAGCCGCGAACAGTTCGGCCCCGGCTGGGCGCCTCAGCCCGGCGGATGCACCACGCGCACTGCCGCCCTCGCCAAGGCTTTCGACGCTTCCACCTGCGCCACGCCCCCGCGCGAGTGGGAGGTAGCCGCCATCGTTGACCCTTACACCGGCCACGACATCACCCCCGGCGACGTCGAGCTCGACCATCTTTTGCCCCTGTCCGCGGCGTGGGACCTCGGCGCCTACGCATGGACGGAGCACCAACGCGTGGCCTTCGCCAACGACCCACGTAACCTCGTTGTCACCTCAGCTGCCGCCAACCAGGAGAAATCGGACAAGCTGCCCAGCGAGTGGCTGCCACCCGACTGGCGGGCGCGCTGCGCCTACGCGCGGCGCCTGGTGGCCGTCGCCCGCGCATACAACCTCGCCGTGCCGCAGCCGGACCTGCGCGCCAGCCGCCGTGCCTGCTCCGGAGTAGCCGGGCTCGCCTCGCGCCGTACCTTAACTGCGGAGGCCGTGCCGTAA
- the putP gene encoding sodium/proline symporter PutP, with amino-acid sequence MTDSFWLVLAIVLYFGLMVAIGIYSWLRTKKYDDYVLADRGLSPFVAGLSAGASDMSGWLLMGLPGALFVSGMSELWIVIGLFLGTWANWKWIAPRLRSYTEVANNSITLPSFFENRTRDNSRILRVAAAVIIIFFFTFYVSSGMVAGGRYFESTFQGDYMTGMLIVGSITVLYTFIGGFLAVSYTDVVQGGLMFLALAVVPVMALFALDEPSQIFSFAADNPYGPWEEGNPTYFTMIAGVSAATIIGNLAWGLGYVGQPHIVTRFMALRSPAEAASARRTGTFWVLICYIGAVFTALVSTVFFAQTAHSVTDQSGFETIFLDLARILFHPFVAGIILTAVLAAIMSTMSSQLLIASSALIEDLYRVAARTAPSPTTLLVLSRVMVVAVAAVAMGLAVNPSDTILGLVGFAWAGFGAAFGPVVVASLYWRRLTAPGALAGMIAGAATVFIWGSSAFLSDIIYEIVPGVLIASLIMVAVSLLTRPATGVEEEFDTAIAVTGHATDNPEASFDEALEQVRGNRPVADTV; translated from the coding sequence ATGACCGACAGTTTCTGGCTTGTTCTGGCCATTGTTTTGTATTTCGGCCTGATGGTGGCCATCGGCATCTACTCGTGGCTGCGCACGAAAAAATACGACGACTACGTCCTGGCAGACCGCGGCCTAAGCCCGTTCGTCGCCGGGCTGTCCGCCGGCGCCTCCGACATGTCAGGCTGGCTGCTCATGGGACTGCCCGGCGCTCTGTTTGTCTCGGGGATGAGCGAGCTGTGGATCGTCATCGGCCTCTTCCTGGGCACGTGGGCCAACTGGAAGTGGATCGCGCCGCGGCTGCGTTCCTACACCGAGGTAGCCAACAACTCGATCACCCTGCCGTCCTTTTTTGAAAACCGCACGCGCGATAACTCCCGCATTCTGCGGGTGGCCGCCGCGGTGATCATCATCTTCTTCTTCACCTTCTACGTCTCCTCCGGCATGGTCGCCGGCGGGCGTTACTTCGAGTCCACCTTCCAGGGCGACTACATGACCGGCATGCTCATCGTCGGCTCCATCACCGTGCTCTACACCTTCATCGGCGGTTTCCTCGCCGTCTCCTACACCGACGTGGTCCAGGGCGGGCTGATGTTTTTGGCTTTGGCCGTCGTTCCCGTCATGGCGCTGTTCGCGCTCGACGAGCCCTCCCAGATCTTCTCCTTCGCCGCCGACAACCCCTACGGGCCCTGGGAGGAGGGCAACCCCACCTACTTCACCATGATCGCCGGCGTCTCCGCCGCCACCATCATCGGCAACCTCGCGTGGGGCCTCGGCTACGTCGGGCAGCCGCACATCGTCACCCGCTTCATGGCGCTGCGCTCTCCCGCCGAGGCCGCCTCCGCGCGGCGCACCGGCACGTTCTGGGTGCTCATCTGCTACATCGGGGCCGTATTCACCGCGCTTGTCTCCACCGTCTTCTTCGCCCAGACCGCGCACAGCGTCACCGACCAGTCCGGCTTTGAGACGATCTTCCTCGACCTCGCCCGGATCCTCTTCCACCCCTTCGTCGCCGGCATCATCCTCACCGCCGTGCTCGCCGCCATCATGTCCACGATGTCCTCCCAGCTGCTCATCGCCTCTTCGGCGCTGATTGAGGACCTCTACCGCGTCGCCGCGCGAACTGCCCCCTCCCCCACGACGCTTCTTGTCCTGTCCCGCGTCATGGTCGTGGCCGTCGCCGCCGTCGCGATGGGGCTCGCCGTCAACCCCTCCGACACCATCCTCGGCCTCGTCGGCTTCGCCTGGGCCGGCTTCGGCGCCGCTTTCGGCCCCGTCGTCGTCGCCTCCCTCTACTGGCGCCGCCTCACCGCCCCGGGCGCTCTCGCCGGGATGATCGCCGGCGCGGCCACCGTCTTCATCTGGGGTTCTTCGGCCTTCCTCTCCGACATCATCTACGAGATCGTGCCCGGCGTCCTCATCGCCAGCCTGATCATGGTCGCGGTCTCCCTGCTCACCCGACCGGCCACGGGCGTGGAGGAGGAGTTCGACACCGCCATCGCCGTCACCGGGCACGCCACCGACAACCCCGAGGCCAGCTTCGACGAGGCACTCGAGCAGGTGCGGGGGAACCGCCCGGTCGCCGACACCGTCTAA
- a CDS encoding DEAD/DEAH box helicase has product MPKFLLHGLWLAESGLNLWVEQVEGHRIVLPSQVPRGTFPPAVEALLDDATFHHRARVRLQTPRGRHVELKVPTAAYAPEEAVSLLAALSFLDARSPAASAAQREAIAPDVYWLVRAFTGVSQFVRAGRVSIHVPYRDGLWYAEWQLGTGVEERGWLAEMIAAAPGVLTVNNPNLGENIAQTLVHWVATAHLREVQEEPRPYPWHDFVHSLLTAEPLRRGGGQLSLKVSEWNGSITAVNLQLVFIVEQPDDGVEGPAQWPVRVQVRAGSDAPRPIRLADYDAQTAQTLRRDFQRAAEAVELLDPAGHPRQPWTPLSDHEGEWDIFLNNEEIVRFVTVDSVLLRARNFAVMLPRAWSEAETTAKLHVSREDNIHDSSTTTAFGFDTLVNYDWRLSVGGVDLTDEEMRSLISSKSGLVKLRGEWVLADRATLAKTKRYMSALSGNNDNDGDEGATSGTATAAELRELALETLDEAPVEFTGSPWFTSLVGGTDRPAPERVDIPDTVRAQLREYQRRGVDWLYFMSRNNLGAVLADDMGLGKTLQLLSLLAVEHAEGRAQGPTLVVAPTSVVGNWAREAQRFVPGLRVAVHHGSNRLKGEQLKEKIAATDVFITSYGVASRDVEELSETTWDHVVLDEAQAIKNAGTRASKSVRALPARHRIALTGTPIENKLSELRNILDFVNPGMLGSQQFFRNHFARVIETRRDEALADDMSERLRRLTSPFILRRLKTDPAIIDDLPDKQETVLTVDMTAEQAALYTALVDDMKAELEKREGMARKGLVLASITRIKQICNHPAHYLGDGSAVTAKGRHRSGKVEALMQLLGEAVESDQRVLIFTQYKAFGDILQPYVSARLGEIVPFLHGGVGKTARDTMVERFQAPDGPRAMILSLKAGGTGLNLTAASVVIHMDRWWNPAVENQATDRAFRIGQQKNVSVYKMITKGTLEESIQDVLDGKMHLAGAVVGEGEGWITELDTEDLTRLMSYRGQG; this is encoded by the coding sequence ATGCCTAAATTCCTCCTGCATGGTCTCTGGCTGGCCGAGTCCGGCCTGAACCTGTGGGTTGAGCAGGTCGAAGGCCACCGGATCGTCCTCCCCTCGCAGGTCCCGCGGGGCACGTTCCCGCCCGCGGTCGAGGCATTGCTTGACGACGCCACATTTCACCACCGCGCCCGCGTCCGCCTGCAAACCCCGCGCGGGCGCCATGTCGAGCTGAAGGTGCCCACCGCCGCCTACGCGCCGGAGGAGGCCGTGTCCCTTCTGGCCGCCCTGTCGTTTTTGGACGCGCGCAGCCCCGCCGCCTCCGCGGCCCAGCGTGAGGCGATCGCCCCGGACGTCTACTGGCTCGTGCGCGCCTTCACCGGCGTCAGCCAGTTCGTGCGCGCGGGCCGGGTGAGCATCCACGTTCCCTACCGCGACGGGCTGTGGTACGCGGAGTGGCAGCTCGGCACGGGAGTGGAGGAGCGTGGTTGGCTGGCCGAGATGATCGCCGCGGCCCCCGGGGTGCTCACCGTGAACAACCCCAACCTAGGGGAGAACATCGCGCAGACGCTCGTGCACTGGGTGGCCACCGCCCACCTGCGGGAGGTGCAGGAGGAGCCGCGGCCCTACCCGTGGCACGACTTTGTACACTCCCTGCTCACGGCCGAGCCGCTGCGCCGCGGCGGGGGGCAGCTATCGCTGAAGGTCAGCGAGTGGAACGGCTCGATCACCGCGGTCAATCTGCAGCTGGTGTTCATCGTGGAGCAACCGGACGACGGCGTCGAGGGGCCCGCGCAGTGGCCGGTGCGCGTGCAGGTGCGCGCCGGGTCGGACGCGCCGCGCCCGATCAGGTTGGCGGACTACGACGCGCAGACCGCGCAGACCTTGCGCCGCGACTTCCAGCGCGCCGCCGAGGCGGTCGAGCTGCTGGACCCGGCCGGCCACCCGCGCCAGCCGTGGACGCCGCTGAGCGACCACGAGGGGGAGTGGGACATCTTCCTGAACAACGAGGAGATCGTTCGCTTCGTCACCGTGGATTCCGTGTTGCTGCGCGCCCGCAACTTCGCCGTCATGCTGCCGCGGGCGTGGTCGGAGGCCGAAACGACGGCGAAGCTCCATGTCAGCCGCGAGGACAACATCCACGATTCGTCGACGACGACGGCCTTCGGCTTCGACACCTTGGTCAACTACGACTGGCGGCTCTCGGTCGGAGGCGTTGACCTCACTGACGAGGAGATGCGCAGCCTCATCAGCTCGAAGTCGGGGCTGGTGAAGCTGCGGGGCGAATGGGTCTTGGCCGACCGCGCAACCCTGGCGAAGACGAAGCGCTACATGTCCGCGCTCTCCGGCAACAACGACAACGACGGGGACGAGGGCGCCACCTCCGGTACGGCCACGGCGGCCGAGCTGCGCGAGCTGGCGCTGGAGACGTTGGACGAGGCCCCAGTGGAGTTCACGGGCTCGCCGTGGTTTACCTCGCTCGTCGGCGGGACGGACCGCCCGGCCCCGGAGCGCGTGGACATCCCGGACACCGTCCGGGCGCAGCTGCGCGAGTACCAGCGCCGCGGCGTGGACTGGCTGTATTTCATGTCGCGCAACAACCTCGGGGCCGTGCTCGCCGACGACATGGGCCTCGGCAAAACCCTCCAGCTGCTGTCGCTTCTCGCCGTCGAGCACGCCGAGGGGCGCGCGCAGGGCCCGACGCTGGTGGTCGCGCCGACCTCGGTGGTGGGCAACTGGGCGCGCGAGGCGCAGCGCTTCGTCCCGGGCCTGCGCGTGGCCGTCCACCACGGCAGCAACAGGCTCAAAGGCGAGCAGCTGAAGGAGAAGATCGCCGCCACGGATGTGTTCATCACCTCCTACGGTGTCGCCTCACGCGACGTGGAGGAGCTCTCGGAGACGACGTGGGACCACGTGGTTCTCGACGAAGCGCAGGCGATTAAGAACGCGGGCACTCGGGCGTCGAAAAGCGTGCGAGCCCTGCCCGCGCGGCACCGTATCGCGCTGACGGGCACGCCGATCGAGAACAAGCTGAGCGAGCTGCGCAACATCCTCGACTTTGTCAACCCCGGGATGCTGGGCTCCCAGCAGTTTTTCCGCAACCACTTCGCGCGCGTGATTGAAACTCGCCGGGACGAGGCCCTCGCCGACGACATGAGCGAGCGACTGCGCAGGCTTACCTCACCGTTCATCCTCAGGCGGCTGAAAACGGACCCGGCGATCATCGACGACCTGCCGGACAAGCAGGAAACCGTGCTCACGGTGGACATGACGGCCGAGCAGGCCGCGCTATACACGGCGCTTGTCGACGACATGAAGGCCGAACTGGAAAAGCGCGAGGGCATGGCCCGCAAGGGGCTCGTGCTGGCCTCGATCACGCGCATCAAGCAGATCTGCAACCACCCTGCCCACTACCTGGGCGACGGCTCCGCTGTGACGGCGAAGGGCCGCCACCGCTCGGGCAAGGTCGAGGCGCTGATGCAGCTGCTCGGTGAGGCCGTCGAGTCCGACCAGCGGGTGCTCATCTTTACCCAGTACAAGGCCTTCGGCGACATCCTGCAGCCGTACGTGTCGGCGCGTCTCGGCGAGATCGTGCCCTTCTTGCACGGCGGGGTGGGCAAGACCGCGCGCGATACGATGGTCGAGCGCTTCCAGGCGCCGGACGGGCCGCGCGCGATGATCCTGTCGCTCAAGGCGGGCGGGACCGGCTTGAACCTCACGGCCGCCTCGGTGGTCATCCACATGGACCGCTGGTGGAACCCGGCCGTGGAGAACCAGGCCACCGACCGCGCCTTTCGGATCGGCCAGCAAAAGAACGTTTCGGTGTACAAGATGATTACCAAGGGAACGCTCGAGGAGTCCATCCAAGACGTCCTCGACGGAAAGATGCACCTGGCCGGCGCCGTCGTCGGCGAGGGCGAAGGCTGGATCACGGAGCTGGACACGGAGGATCTGACCAGGCTGATGAGTTATAGGGGGCAGGGCTGA
- a CDS encoding metallophosphoesterase family protein — protein sequence MTSVTFIHTSDLQLGMTRAFLPPEAQSRFDDARLAAVTRLGEIAAERGAEFIVVAGDVFEHNALEKQTRGRAFEALKALPVPVYLLPGNHDPLVADSMFTRTRALDNVRVLDSFEPVEVRESVEIVAAPLMAKHASEDLVARALRPLGPTDAVRIAVGHGQVEARTAEAGADQIDLANVEAKLADGTIDYLALGDTHSTRSLGTSGRVWFSGAPETTDFHDHAPGVTGNETDSGNALVVTVTKGNAAVEKVRTGAWTFDALHWEVSDERDVEAALDELAAYPDKPRTVVKYSLEGTLGLEATRRLEQGIDELEPVFAALYERTRLMDLHLEPAAEELANLPLEGFANSAMEELIELSARDAAARDAVNLLFRLSKGA from the coding sequence ATGACCTCGGTGACCTTCATCCACACCTCAGACCTGCAGCTGGGCATGACCCGCGCGTTCCTTCCCCCAGAGGCGCAGTCGCGTTTCGACGACGCCCGGCTCGCCGCCGTCACCCGCCTCGGCGAGATTGCCGCCGAGCGTGGTGCCGAGTTCATCGTCGTGGCCGGTGATGTCTTCGAGCACAACGCGCTGGAAAAACAGACGCGCGGGCGTGCCTTCGAAGCACTGAAGGCCCTGCCCGTGCCCGTCTACCTGCTTCCCGGCAATCACGACCCGCTGGTGGCGGACTCGATGTTCACCCGGACGCGCGCGCTCGACAACGTCAGGGTGCTCGACTCCTTCGAACCGGTTGAGGTGCGCGAGAGCGTCGAAATCGTCGCCGCGCCCCTGATGGCCAAGCACGCCTCGGAGGACCTGGTGGCCAGGGCGCTGCGCCCGCTGGGGCCGACTGACGCGGTGCGCATCGCGGTGGGGCACGGCCAGGTGGAGGCGCGCACCGCCGAGGCCGGTGCGGACCAAATTGACCTGGCGAACGTGGAAGCCAAGCTGGCGGACGGCACCATCGACTACCTGGCGCTGGGGGATACGCACTCGACACGCTCGCTGGGCACGAGCGGCCGGGTGTGGTTTTCGGGCGCGCCGGAGACCACCGACTTCCACGACCACGCCCCCGGGGTGACCGGCAACGAGACGGACTCGGGCAACGCTCTCGTTGTCACCGTGACCAAGGGCAACGCGGCGGTAGAGAAGGTGCGCACCGGGGCGTGGACCTTCGATGCTTTGCACTGGGAGGTCTCCGACGAACGCGACGTCGAGGCCGCGCTGGATGAGCTCGCCGCCTACCCGGACAAGCCTCGCACCGTGGTCAAGTACTCGCTCGAGGGCACCCTCGGGCTGGAGGCCACGCGCCGGCTGGAACAGGGCATCGACGAGCTCGAGCCGGTCTTCGCCGCGCTCTACGAGCGCACACGCCTGATGGACCTGCACCTCGAACCCGCGGCGGAGGAACTGGCCAACCTGCCCCTTGAGGGCTTCGCCAACTCCGCGATGGAGGAGCTCATCGAACTGTCCGCCCGCGACGCCGCCGCGCGCGACGCCGTCAACCTGCTGTTTCGCCTGTCCAAGGGGGCCTAG